A genomic window from Gossypium hirsutum isolate 1008001.06 chromosome D12, Gossypium_hirsutum_v2.1, whole genome shotgun sequence includes:
- the LOC107946067 gene encoding U1 small nuclear ribonucleoprotein A — protein sequence MAEISQADEIPPNMTLYINNLNEKIKIDQLKKSLHAVFSQFGKILDVLAFKTLKHKGQAWVIFEDVSSATNALRRMQGFPFYDKEMRIQYAKTKSDIIAKADGTFVPREKRKRHEEKGGKKRKEQLDPNQASAGLNPAYAGAYGATPPLSQLPYLGARPIVPEAPAPPNNILFVQNLPHDATTMMLQMLFNQYPGLKDVRTVETKPGIAFVEYENEMQSTVAMQALQGFKIQQNQMLITYAKK from the exons ATGGCTGAGATTAGTCAGGCAGACGAAATTCCTCCAAATATGACACTATACATCAACAATCTCAACGAGAAGATCAAAATCGACC AGTTGAAGAAGTCATTGCACGCTGTGTTTTCACAATTCGGGAAGATACTAGATGTGTTAGCATTCAAGACTTTGAAACACAAAGGTCAAGCTTGGGTTATTTTCGAGGATGTTAGCTCCGCTACCAATGCTCTTAGGCGAATGCAAGgctttcccttctatgacaaggAAATG AGAATACAATATGCAAAGACTAAATCAGATATAATAGCAAAAGCAGATGGCACTTTTGTACCCCGAGAGAAGCGGAAGAGGCATGAAGAAAAGG GAGGGAAAAAACGGAAAGAGCAACTTGATCCTAATCAAGCGTCAGCAGGTTTGAATCCAGCTTATGCGGGTGCTTATGGTGCAACACCTCCT CTATCACAATTACCCTACCTGGGTGCTAGACCAATTGTTCCAGAAGCTCCTGCACCACCAAATAACATCCTGTTTGTTCAGAATCTTCCTCATGATGCAACCACAATGATGCTGCAAATGCTCTTCAATCAATACCCCGGTTTAAAGGATGTCAGAACGGTGGAAACAAAACCAGGTATAGCCTTTGTCGAGTATGAAAATGAGATGCAATCAACCGTCGCTATGCAGGCACTGCAAGGTTTCAAGATACAGCAAAACCAGATGTTGATTACTTACGCGAAGAAGTAG
- the LOC107946068 gene encoding mediator of RNA polymerase II transcription subunit 28 codes for MSERQELQPDPQIQSPQGSSRDDMISWVVALETALLPCLPARELQAIDRSPHPSHQIDVERHARDFMEAAKKLQLYFLGLQREDQPTKAEMLRKEIATMEEELKTKTEMMKNQERLIQGWRKDLSDQLDQHATELERV; via the exons ATGAGTGAAAGGCAAGAGCTTCAACCCGATCCGCAGATTCAATCGCCCCAGGGTTCATCAAGAGATGACATGATTTCCTGGGTGGTGGCGTTAGAGACGGCTTTGCTCCCCTGCTTGCCCGCCAGAGAGCTTCAAGCTATCGACCGTTCTCCGCACCCTTCTCATCAGA TTGATGTGGAGAGACATGCTAGAGATTTCATGGAAGCTGCCAAGAAGCTTCAGTTATATTTCCTTGGCTTGCAACGCGAGGATCAGCCAACCAAGGCTGAAATGCTCAGAAAA GAGATTGCAACAATGGAAGAAGAGTTGAAAACGAAGACGGAGATGATGAAGAATCAGGAGAGACTGATCCAGGGATGGAGGAAGGATTTGAGTGACCAACTGGACCAACACGCTACTGAACTGGAGAGAGTATAG